TgtccccacttcctcccacccctcactgCTCAGCCTGCTGCAGTCTGATTTCTGTCTCCAGCACACCCAAGAATGACTCAATGTTCCAAATGCTTCCTCAGTGCTAAGTCCACTGGCTTTTCTAAGTTGAACTTGGGGCCATATTTCATTCTGTTGGtcctcctttcttctgttttttttaaatcaagtatttttaatttttccagctttattgagatatacttaacaaataaaaattgtatatacttaAGAGGTACAACGTGATGATTTTATCTATGTATACATTAtcccctttcctttcttgaaGCATTCGCTTCTCTTGGCTTCCCTAACACCACACTGTCCTCCTATAAGGGTGGTCAACTCaccccagtttgcccaggactttccCAGATTTGGCACTGAAAGCCCTACATCCCAGGaacccctcagtcccaggcaaccaGAATCGTGTTTCAACTTCATCTTCTCCTGTCCCATAGTGTCTTAGTTTGGGCTCCCACAAGAGCAAACTCTGAGACAAGGATTCGAGTTTATCTTGGAGGCAATCCCAGGAAACACCAGCAGGGGCGCAAAGAAGTGCAGCAGGGGAAGAAAGGCAGCCAGCACAAGATGTGTTCAAAGATGTGTGCTAGAGCAGGCAGTGGGAGTTTACTCTCAGCAGACACCTCTGGGAAATCACACAGGACACGGATCTCAGAGTCCACTCAcctgaggggtgagggagctggggtatgCGCACACCAAGTACCGGCTTTGGCTGAGGACTGTCCTAGGAAGCATTTACCCCCAGCACTTCTCACCTGCCATCTGATGGATCAGGTGGGCTCCAGTGGCAGCTGCCGGCCATCAGAAATCAGTGAAAACAGGAGGATCAAGAATATAAGCAGAAGTGGGGGGTGGCtatggctcagtggtggagcatgtgcttagcatgcatcaaggtcctgggttcaatccccagtacctcctttaaaaaacaaatataaataaataaattaatttaattacctacccccccaaaaattaaaacataaaaaaattaaattaaaaaaaatttaagaatataagtAGGGCATGACCACATCTGCTACACACAAGATTCCATCCTTGACTCAAGAGAAGTCCTAAGAACTCAGCAGGAGTTCATGAACAACCTAAATTTAAGTGTGCTGTTTGTGTAAGCATTTTTTCATTCTCCATCTCTAGTAACCATAACTCCTTCTTTCCTGTTACTTGAGCTGAAAACCGTGGagtcattctttaattttctctttctctcacaccgAACATCTAATTCATCAGCAAATCCCATTAGCTGTCTCTTCAAAATAGATCCAGAATTCTTTCTGCCCTGGTCCCCTGGTCCCCATCACCCCTCATCTGCATCATAATAGCCCCAGGAGAGCCACACAGATTGTTATCAACAGATCCAGCACCCAATTCCTGGTCTCCTGTCTCAGCCCAGGATGTCTGTTCTTCCACATCATAGTGTTCCTTTCCCATAACTGCCAGCTGAGGCATGAGCTACAGGGTTAGAGTTTTCAGGGATAATTCAGGTTTACAGTCCCTTGAAAGGCAGCAGGTGCTACAGAGAGAGATCAACCATTGGAGGCACAGACTGAATCCAAATACCAGCTCTCCTACTTATCCACTCAACACAATGGACAAGCTATGAGACcgccctgagcctcagtttttccagctataaaatggggttgataATTATTCCAACCTCACAGAAtcatcatgaaaattaaatgagagctGCTGTATCTATCTAGTGCACAATATATGCTTGATAAActgtggcatttttttaaaaccaccaaGAATGCCCAACCTGTGGTCCCCTGGACCCAAAGTGGTAAAGAGAACCTCCTTCACATTTTCCTCTCTACCTGAAATTAGACAGTCATGAGAGATGTAGAAGAAAGATAGGTTTGGACTGGCTATACTGTGGACCACTGCCCCTCAGCCTGTCTCAGAGATGTGACCACAGCCCTTCTGCTTCCCCATTTCTCAACACACACAATGGGAGTTTCCTCTTCTGAGATGGGGGAACTTCCCCTGACCCCAGATAAACAGTTGCTTGGGCCAAAGGTCCCCTGGGTGGAGGGCTTAGAACAGGATGTCCACCCACTCTGTAGTCTATGCTGTATGCAGGATTAGCTTCAATATCGATGAGttgggggcaggtgtggaggTGAGAGGAGACAAGTACACGGGGATCAGGAATTGAACTGAACACCAATACCCCCCAACTCCCTGCTTCCCCTGCTCAGAGCCTCCTCGCCTTGTTCTCAGTCAAAACAGGAATGAATCTACTATTAACTTGTTGAATGCTAAATCGATTGGTTTGTACCCACCCCTGGAGACAATTCAGGGATTATCCAAAGGGATTGCTGTGTTGAGTTGTGCTCAGCCGGGGGAAGTACCAGCCATCTAGGGCGTGTTTTTGATTGgcacagggacagggaggggtACCTCTGGCTTTCAGTGGGTGTTACAGGCTGAATTGCGCCCACCTCTAAAACTCACATGTAGAAGTCTGTAGGCCCAGCACCTCAAAGTGTGGCAGTATTTGGAggtaaggtctttaaagaggtaattaaattaaaatgaagtccTTAGGGTGGGCTcaaatccaacatgactggtatCCTTAAAAGGAGAAAGATTATGACACAGACACTTACAAAAGGAAGAacttgtgaggacacagagagaagacagccatctacaagccaaggagggcgggctcaccagaaaccaaccacGCCAACACCCTTTCTCAgccgtccagcctccagaactgcgagacagtacatttccattgtttaagccaGTCTGTGGCACTTTATTATGGTGGCCCCAGAAGACTAACAGTTAGCGAGGACCTCACGATGAACTGGCATTTTGAGAAGCTCTAACATTGCAAGAGCTAACAATCCAAGAAGACCCACTTATAAGTAGGGTGAATTACTTCATCAAAGAGTTGTACAGACCACAAACAGCCTCAAGGTACATGTGGGTAGATATCTCCATTGTCATCCTGAGGATCTGGCCAAGAGACACCGAGAACGCAGCTTGTCAAGAGTAATTTTGCCCCACCTGTTTCGCAGAAGCTGTGCACATCAGGTGGGCAGTAGGGATCTCAGTCCCAGAGCATCATGCCCAGAGGAGGCAGGGTATTTTCAGCTCCAGCTCAATCAGCGTCAGACCTGGAGCTCCCGGGGCCAGCATCATTTACTAAGAGCCATGATCAGGGGCTTAGTGAATTTCCTCCAGAGCCCAGAACTGGGAGACCATTACTAAGACATGGAGTCCCTTCAACTCATCATCTGCTATGGATTGAGCTGTGtatccccccaccaaaataaactTCATATCCCAATCCCcactgtgatggtattaggaggtggggctttgggaggtgactaggtcatGGGGGTGGGGCCTTCATTAATGGtattagtgtctttataaaagcCCCCCCCCAGAGCTCTCATCCCTTCCAGCATGTGAAGATTCAGCAAGAAGGGGGCATCTAGGAACCAGGAAGCGGGATGTCACCAAGCACTGAGTCTCCCTGagccttgatcttgggcttcccagcttccagaacttcgagaaataaacttctgctaAAGCCGCCCAGTCTACAGTATTCTgctacagcagcctgaacagactaagacaccatCCAACTGCGCAAGCCCCCTAGTCCTCGCCCTACAAATGGTCTGACTTGCACCCCAGGAAACTTGCTCCATCCAGGCTTTCGGCTCCGTCTGGGGCACATCCGTGTCAGTTCTCAGACGGAGAGGAGGTTCTCATGTCCAAGACCCGAGGGGCACCGGGTACAGACTCCCGCCCAACCTCAGCTCTGATGTTCAACAGGAACATTGCCGCTCACAAATCCAATATGTAGTTTTGTCGCAAGAGAGGTCATTCCAGGTGCCACCTCCATTCATGCTGGCACAGTCCTCATTATGGAGGTTGTTGGGTTCCTGTGGGTCCCAAAAGCTGGATGGAGGAAAAAGTGGGTGTGGGgatggatgaataggtggagcacaggggattttttcAGGGCAGTGAATCTACTATTCCATACGATACTGTGATGGTGGATACATGacatcatgcatttgtcaaaacttatagAACGTACAACACAAAGAgcgaaccctaatgtaaactatggactttagttccTAAtaagtatttctatattattttatcAAGTGTAACAAATGCACCGCCCTCATGCAAGATattaacaatagaaaaaaatgtgtgcagaagagaaggaatatgggaaatatttctctttaacttctgctcaatttttctgtaaataaatctaaaactgctctaaagaataaactcctcagccataaaaaagaatgaaattttgccacttgcaacaacatggatagacttggaggttattatgctgagtgaaataagtcagacagagaaagacaaatactgtatgatatcacttatacgtggcacctaaaaaatacaacaaactagtgaatataacaaaaaagaagcagactcacagatacagagaacaaactagtggttatgagtggggagagggaagggggaggggcaatataggggtagggaaCTAAGAGGTACaatttattatgtataatataagctacaaggatgtattgtacaacatggggaatatagccaatattttacaataactataaatggattaTAACCTTTAATCattgtgactcactatattgtacacctgttaCTTATATACtcctgtacttcaataaaaagacaataaaagattacagctcagtggtagagcacatgcttagtatgcacgaggtcctgggttcaatccccagtacctccatttaaataaacaaacaaacaaacaaataaacctaattacctcacccccaaaaaaatttttttaaagagggcatatttataaaaaacaataaaagaaaaaaagaatgaagtctactaattaaaaaatatatatcagaaaaagaaaaaaaaaaggccttcaTTGTTCAGGGCTCTTTCTTCCATCAGAATAATTTCTTCAGCCTTTCAGAATTAGCTGAAGATGCTGTATTATCCTCTTCACCCTAACTTGTCTAactcagccccacctccctgtTCACCAGGAAGTCTCCCCACTCCTGAATCAGTTTCCTGCATCTGGTCTGTGTCTGCCTTCTCTTCCAAAGAATATTTCTATTACACCTGCGTTCCTCCCAACCTTCCAGGTATTGTAACGTCTTAGGTCATATTCCCTTAAAGCAGAGCCAGATTGGGCAGTTCAAGTGCATGGGATTTATTAAGGGTTGTTCTCAGGAGAGAAGGAGTGAAAGAAACAGGATGGGGCAGGGTAGGGAACTGAGCAAGGACGTGGGTTCTGCCTGGTCTAGTCTCAGCCTAATCCTACAGGGAGCTCTGGAATGTGAAGACACGACAGAGTTACCCCAATTTGAAAAAAGGGGTCCAGGTTTCTCTTAACCAGTCAATGTCTGTGGGATGACCCCAGTGGGAGCGGGATGAACTCCTAGTTGAGCAGGCTTCCATTCAGCTGAGGTCAACTCTCTGGAGGAAACATAACTATTAGCAGCCGATGCCCCCTGCTGGCAGAAGCCTGCACCAGCCCCATCAAGGGGTCTGAGCCGAGCATCTGCTGTGCCACACCATGTCACACCATCTCTTTTTACAGAGCTGTGCTTCCTTCCAggaatctttaataaaaaataaaatccccagACAAAACACTAATATCTCTAATTTATGAAGAGCTCTTAgaactcagtaagaaaaagactgaattcccaatataaaaaacacaaaatatgaatagataacttacagaaaagttaatACCTGTGGctattaaacatatgaaaagatacccAGCCTCAgtcataaaagaaatgcaaattaatactgCATTGGGATCCATTTTTCACCTACAGTTAAAGCAGCAAAATTTCCTAAAGTTTGATGACTGTGTGGGCAAAAATTATAGTCAAGCTAGTGAGAGAATAAATTGGTATAACCAGTATGGAGGacaatttgttaatatttatttaaaatacaaatacaaacttacaaccaagaatactctatccagtaaggctcttgttcagatttgatggagaaccagtaaggctcttgttcagatttgatggagaaatcaaaagcttcacagataaacaaaagctaaaagaattcagcaccaccaaatcagctttacaaagaacattaaaggaacttctctagtcatcaaaccacaaggaaagagaacaaaaagaagaaagagaaaaaaaagacctacaaaacaAGCCCAGAACAattacaaaatggcaataagaacatacatatcgataattaccttaaatgtaaatggattaaacgctccaaccaaaagacatagaccggctgaatggataaaaaacaagacccacatatatgctgtctacaagagacccagttcagagctagagacacatgcaggctgaaaATGAGGGGGTGGAAAAAAACATTCCATGCAAACGGaagccaaaagaaagctggagtagcattACTCACACCAGacaaaatagatcttaaaataaaatacaaatacatacactCCTTGAGAAAGTAAAGCATAATGGCTAAGAACACAGACTTTGATGCCAGGTTGGTGGCACTGCCTCTTGCTAGATATCTGACCTTGGGAAGgttgcttaccctctctgtgcctcagtttcctcacctttaaaatggaggtaataatagtaCTTCTTTATAAGATTATTATGTTGCAATGGAGGGAAATTAAAAGTACAGGGTCCAGAAGCCCTATCAGAAACAAAAAGCACCCTTGTGCTTCCCCTGTCCAGCTCAGCCTGGGATTCTAGAGAATTTGCTGGTTTGGACTGCACAAGGACCCACAAGGAGAAGAGATCTGAAGAGACATGGATACTTGCCTCAAAGTGATAGGTGACCCATCCAGCCACCTCCAGTCCCCTTCAAGTTTTCTGTCATTCAGCCCCAGCCAGTGTACCCGCGGAGAGCCATGAGCCTTGGACACAAAGATCTGCAAGTACAGACTTCATTCAGCCATCAGTTCTCCATGCCCTCTGCTCTGTCACACACATTTAGGGCTTGTGAATGCCACCCCCGATACCCCTCCCAGTCCCTATGGTGTGCAGAGCAGGATCAACACCTTCCTACCACTTGAGCAAGTGCAGTGGGAACAGTCATGCTATTTTCTCATGCAATCTATGCTATATTAGCTACTCATACAAACGATGCTATgaaacagaaagatttttttaagggacataaaggaaaaaaaagtaagatggtAGGACTAAATCTAACcaaatcaataattacattaaatgtaaatggttttaAAACACCAATTAAAAACCAGATATTGTCagattgaaattaaataaaaaaagaccCACCTATATGCTATCTAtgagaaatctattttttaaataatgacatagataggttaaaagtaaaaggatgggaaaaggtAAACCATGCACACACTAATTATACGGTGCTATGAGGTTGACAGTCAAAAGCATGGACTTTGAAACCAGCttcctgggctcaaatcccagctcccgGTTACCAGTTGTAACAAGCAAGGTGCTTCAGCGAAATatgccacagtttcctcatctgtgaagtacTGGTATGTAATGATATGTCCTGTGTATAAATGCTATTACCACCTGGCTATAGTAACATTAAGTCATTAAAGTTGTTTACACATATTCCAATTCTCCTTCTATTTACACACAGCTGAAACTGTGTTTCCCTACCACCTTAAAGCATAGACATGCCCGTGGGACTTGCTGTACGAGTGCACATAGGTAGAAGCTCCAAGAGCCAATATATGACTTGCCTCATTCACTTTCACCATTGAGCTATAGGGACAGTCTGTTACTTTGGCGTAACGTAACCTCTCCTGACTCGCATACTAATTTATGAGACTGTCCTTAGAATTacgttaatacatgtaaaatgtttagaatgCAATCTGGAGAGCAGAAAGTGCTACCTAAGAGATAGCCATTATTATATCTCAGTgttagagagaaaacagagactcagagaggataAGTAAACACAATTAGGATGTAAACTCAAGCAGAGCATACCCCCTTAACCTTGCTATGCAAAGTCTTAGTGACTCAAAAGCAATTCCAGCTTCTCTACATCCAGGCCAGAGAAGGATGCATGAATCTCAGAAGAGAGGGAGGTTTGCCCTGCTGTATCTCAAGGGCTTGGAAGGAATGGCTCACCTGCTCAGCAATGCTACTGATGATGACCAAATGAGAGTAATTCTCCTGGCAGAACTTCCGGGCTTCATCCCATGACTTGGTGCTTGGAGAGAAGTAGTAACACTTACCCTGAAAAGGGAGCCAGCCTTCAGAGCAGGTGACGCTGGTACTatctggggacaggagaggattCTGTCAGAGTGGCCCCAGGACCAGGGTCATGTACAGTGCACCATGCACAGTTGTGCAGGCTGTGCTCTGCTCAACTCCAGGGGGCACCATTCACATAGACTGCCCTGGGAATCACTCCCGTGGATTTGTGCAATGTACCAGCTCTGCCATGCCCCCCCGAGGAACTTCTCAGGGAAGTTCCTCAATCCTCCTCACCTAATAAACCCCGAAGTTCCAGCAGGGACTGGTTGGTGTAGGCGCTTACGTGATCAATGTCCTTCTTCAGGCCGGCCAGCCCTGCCATGCCGGTCACTGTCAACAGGGATGGGCTGGAGGGTTAGAGACCCAAAGCCCCATCTACCCACCTACCCACCACTGACTGCAGACACACCAGAGAGAAGCAAGAGCTGTGCTGTTGCACACATGCCACAGGGACAGGGACTATGTCTGATGTGGTCACAATCCTACCCACCCACCCGCCCCGACCCtggtacctagcacagtgcctggcaaagatGGGGTCAGGGTGGGGTTGACCTTGAAGTTGGCTTTGAGGATCATGTTGGTGCATGGCTTGAAGGGATGACTGAAAGCACTCACCGTTTGCTTGCCATTCCATCTGCTGTAAGGTTAACATCCTCAGTTCTTCCACCACCTCCTGGTCTATGAGAAGGAGTCCAGCATGAGCCCACGTCCTCCCATACCTCTTCTCCAATTTCTCTGCATGCCCCATCCTTGCCTTACTCACACTTAATCAGGGTCACAACCAGACCAGTGCAGCCCATGAGCAGTGACACCACCACCAGCAGACACAGGTACACCATCAGTCTCTCCTCCTGGAAGAACCTAGAACCTCCGGACTTCTGACTGAGACAGGGCACTGGAGTCGCTGGGGGGGGGGATGGGGACAGAGAGACTAACGCTGGTGCTTCAGATAGTGAGGAAGGGACCCTTGAACTTTTCTCCAAGAGCAGGGAGACAAAGGTCTGTGGTCATGACTGTATCACCAGAAGGGGTCATCAAGAGAATGTCAGGGGGTGTGAaccctgaggaagcccagagcaTTTATGGAACACACACTATGTGCTAAGCATTCCATTACACTCGTTATCTTATTGGATTCTCACTCTTAcaatactgatttaaatattcccattttgcaaaATAGTAAACTGAGGGCTTGGAGACATCAAGCACAACCTCgacccagctctgcccttaaCATTTATGCTGCATTATCTTCTACTTTCCAGCAACCCCTGCCCAAGCTGCTCCCAGGGGGCCCAAGCTGTGGACCCTTGCATCCGGAGCAGAGAACATTTCCTGTAACGGATGCATGTGGGAAGTGGGGCCTGAAGAGTACCTGGTAGACACCCTGGGTCCCCGGGGGATCTGGTCTAGACTCAGAAAGGAGGAGCTTCTGAAAGGAAATGTTTCTCTCCCAGGGTCTCACTCCAGAGCTACTGGTCTCAAATAAACTGGCCACCATGagaggggaaacagaggcacatcTAGAGGACTTACTGGTTGTAGGCGGCTGGAATGGAGGATGCTCCAGATTAGTGCCTGGGAGGAAAGTGAGAGAGGTTTATTCAGAAGTCACTGAAAGACTCTGTGTTTCAAGATCAACAACCACGCGCCCCCTCCCCCGTGCCCTCTGATTTGCTCTCTGGGCAGAATTGGGGAACTGGAGGGAAGACGCCGGGTGTCCCCTCTCAGGCTTCTTAACAGGTATTCCCTCTTCTCACCAGGTTGAGGAGCTGTGCGGGAGACAGGGGTGAGGTTCTGTCCTGGAAGGGGTTGGAAAGACAACAGTCATGCAGAGCAGGGCTTCAGCCAGGTGACCAAGAAGGTCCCAATCCTAAATCCTTACCTGTGTTCATTGGAAGCTTGCAAGGAAGTGGGGggttctccattttctttcctgaggaGGTAGGAATGATTGTTCAGGCCCAGAGCAGGACAAATCCAGCGCTGGATCTCCTGTACCCACAGCCCAGCTCACCTGCTCTTTGAGGCCTTGGTGGAGCCACCGAAACTGCAGaaatgaagcccaaagttagAGCTGCTTTGAGAATGGGAATGAGACTGAAGGCAGTGATGGAGACAGGATTGGGATTACAATGGAGGATTAGGGATAGGGTTGGGCATGAGACTGGAATTGGGCTTGGAGATGAGGACAGAGTTAAGATACAGTGACCAACCATCCTGAATTACTCAGgactttcttacttttaaaactgGAAGTCATTAATccctgggcaaactgggacaaTTGATCACCCTAAATTAAAGACACAAGTGAATTTGTGTATGGGGATGGGGTCATGGAGTCAACGCTGCAGTTGGAATGAGGGTTTGGACTGAGATGAGGATGGGGTTGAAGAAGGATCAGCAACAGTAATGGACGTAGGAATAGCACTGTGATTCAAGATAAGTTTGGGATGAAGAATGGGGTTATAGCTGCATCTAGGAAGAGGCTGAGATTGGGTTGTAGTTATGTTGGGGCTTGGTGATGGTTATGCATTTGGACATGGACATGGGATATGACAGGGGCCCAGATTTGACAAAGATGGGGATAGGGTGGGTCTTGAAGTTGGGTTTGGGGGTTGTGTGGGGCCAGGTTGCAGTTGGAGACAGACAATCAAACAGCAGAGTCCAGTTCACCTCCTAACTCATACTGAGCTCTATGGTCCCCTGGGACCTCCCAAGTTGACCCCCATCTGGACTCATAAGTGAGAGATGTGGAGCCAGATGGAATGGCCCCTGTCCGAGGATATTCAGGGGACCCGGCGGGAGTTGACTCAAGGAAACCTCAATTCCTCCACTTTTATATACACTTATCAGACTCTTGTTGAATCCCCAGCCAGGCAGGGACCACTCAAGTCTAAAGGCAAACCTGGGCCCCGGGTGTGAATGCGAGGAGGTTTGGGAGACAATGGTCTTTCTACCATCCCTCGAGTCCCACTCCAATGTCCCTTCGTCTGACCCCTAATCCTCCCACCAGTGAAGGGCCCTTCCCTCAGAGTCCCTCCCCTCTTGCACCACCTCACCCAAGACTGTACCCAGAACTGCCTCCCCAACCAGCCTGAAAGACCTCAAGGTGGAGGCATGGATTCTCCTACCACCACGGTGCCTAGCTTGGGCAGGCTGACCATGTACATCTGCAGTGCCTAGCCAGCTCCCCCTGAGGACTCtgctcccccaccagcccccacccctcaggtTACGAATCCCTTCACCTAGCCTCTGAGAAGTCCTCTTACCTGGCTTGGGAGGAAGGTCCCTGTAGGGTGGTGCTGTGTtctcataatcatcatcatcatcctcctcTCTGGACCCTTCCAGACGAAAGGCAAGTGAGAGCCCAGCCCGtccccttctctgtccctcttgCCTTGGTCTCCAGCCCCAAGGGGTGGATGATGTAACATGCGTCCTGacccacccctggcccccagcccgtGCCTGGCCAGCGCCATACCTGGAAGGCCCCCACACCGAGAGTTAGTATACAGGGCGCACATGGCTACAGCTAACACAGGAGCCTGAGAAGGAGCAGGCGAAGCTTGAGAGCTTCTGCTTCTTGTGCCCCCTACTCAGGTGCCTTGGAaatctctcatttccttttttctttacaaGTCAAGAAGATGCAAATCCATCTTGAGGGTAACACcccataccacacacacacacacacacacacactttctccccAGTTTGGACTCATGTACAGAAGTAATAATGACAACAACCCCTTCATTTGAGTTCCTACAAAGCACCAAGCCCTGGGTGAAAAAGACAGATAAGCTCTTTCCTTCATGGAAATTCCATCAGGACAGGAGAGACAATAAACCTGtaaagaaatatagaaatgaCCAAtatggtttgggttttttaaaattttatttccaatagtaactaagtattattttaaaataaaacagcataaaGGTACAGGATGGGGGCTAATGTAGAGAGGTGATCAGGGAAGGTCTCCTGGAGGTGGTGACATTTGCAACAAGATGTTAAAGTGATAGGAGCTAAGTACTCCCACATTCCACAGTGAAGTGCTAGGCTCAGTTAACTATGGCTGCATCACACATTAGGCACAAAACTTCATTACTTAAAATGACAATAGCAATTTATTACCACACAGTCTCTGAAGTTAAGGAATTCAAAAGCAGCTTAGCCAGTTGGTTTTGCCTTGAGAGCTGTCATGTGGTTGCATTCAAGATGTTGTGTGGGGCTGCAGTCAAAGCTGGGATGGGGCTGGAAGATCTGCCTCCATGATGGTGCCTTCACATGGCTATTGGCAgggggcctcagtttcttgcCAGATGAGACTCTCCAAAGGGCTTGcgtgtcctcacaacatggcagagGCCAAGGCGGAAGCCACAGAGACTTTAATGATGTAGCCTCACAAGTCACAAATTATGATCTCCACTATACTTATCACATGGATCAGCTCTGAGTTATTATAGGAGGAAACTATGCGAGGGCATGAGTATCAAGACCTAGGGATCATTTAGGGCCAACTTGAAGGCTGCCAACCATAGTCATACACACAGAACTTGCAAAGGAAGATTTTTCATGCTGCGCTTGTCATCAACTGGAAGATGTTTGAAAAGTGAATGTTAAAGAGAGAGGGAGTGATCTGTCCATCCCATGGATGAGGTTTTGACTCACACCCCAAACAGCGTGAAGTGAAAGGGTGGACAAGGGGGAAAGGGCTGCAGTAGGAGTGGCTGCATCTTTCAATACAGCAAGTATGTGGGAGTTTCCTGTGAACCCCATGAAGGCAGTGGAATGGCCAGACTGAGGCCCACGAGGCAGCCTGCCTGTTTTCAGAAAGGACCACCATCAGCCTTTGGGGCAAACAGTCCAAGACTTATCCATgactcctcctttctccctctttccacAGCTATGGaaaattaagttttcaaaagATGGCCGCAACAATGTCTCATGTCCTACATGCTCCTGGGCAATGTGAGCATGCCACTCCACCAAGAAGTAGAGTCTAATTCTCCTCCCTTTAAGTCTAGGCTGGCCTTAGTGACTCTTTTAACCAATAAAATGTGGTGGAAGTGACAGCGGCCATGCAGCTCCCATCTGGCTCTCAGGAGGTGTGTCCCCGGCcaccatgttgtgaggaagcccaagccacaTGGAAGTGCTCCCC
The genomic region above belongs to Camelus ferus isolate YT-003-E chromosome 22, BCGSAC_Cfer_1.0, whole genome shotgun sequence and contains:
- the CLEC17A gene encoding C-type lectin domain family 17, member A → MCALYTNSRCGGLPGSREEDDDDDYENTAPPYRDLPPKPVSVAPPRPQRAGKKMENPPLPCKLPMNTGQNLTPVSRTAPQPGTNLEHPPFQPPTTTTPVPCLSQKSGGSRFFQEERLMVYLCLLVVVSLLMGCTGLVVTLIKYQEVVEELRMLTLQQMEWQANVTGMAGLAGLKKDIDHVSAYTNQSLLELRGLLDSTSVTCSEGWLPFQGKCYYFSPSTKSWDEARKFCQENYSHLVIISSIAEQIFVSKAHGSPRVHWLGLNDRKLEGDWRWLDGSPITLSFWDPQEPNNLHNEDCASMNGGGTWNDLSCDKTTYWICERQCSC